The Astatotilapia calliptera chromosome 8, fAstCal1.2, whole genome shotgun sequence nucleotide sequence ATGTTCTAATAACTCTCTATTCTCTGACACTatcctttctttttcattctacATAAATATTATCTGAACTATGTCTTTTAACGAAAGTTTTAGCCGTCACATCtgctttttcttcatcttttactGCTGTAACTTCACCATCACCTAAGACTGGATACCCATATTCTGTTTTAATCCCACCCATTCTTCTTATCATTGTCCATACTTGTCCTGTAAAATATCACAACATAGTGAAATTTAAATGATCAACTTCCGTATTCCAATTAATTTCATCCAATTCCTGGTTTGTAAGAAGCCTAAATGCTTCCCAATCTTCACTACCGAAACACCATTTCTGAAAACCACCTGCGTCAGACTTTTCAATACCCACATTTTTTCAGTTATTATATGATAGTGGTCAATTCCTAGTGTTTTATCTTTAACTACCTGCCAGATTGTGTGATCAGTTACTGATTTCATACCTGTTTTCATGTTAACTCTTGTATCCCTtccaacctccttctaaacgtcagtaagacaaaggagctgatagtggacttcagcactaagcaggagaggaactaccagacccccgtcatcaacgagtgcccagtggagagagtggacagcttcaaatacctcggagttcacatcacgcaggacctgtcatggtcctgtcacatcaacaccgtggtgaaaaaggcccgacagcgtctctaccacctcagacgcttgagagacttccaactgccctccaaggtgctcaggaacttttactcgtgcaccatagagagcatcctggcgggaaacatcttaacctggttcgggaacagcaccatgcaggacagacgagctctacagagggttgtgcggtcagctgagcgcaccatccgctccgagctccctgacctgcactcaatctacagcaggcggtgctggaccaaggccaggaagatcgtgaaggacctcagccatcccaacaacagactgttctctctgttgaggtcaggaaagcgattccgctccctgaagaccaacacagagagactgaggaggagcttcttcccgcaggcgatacggtctctcaatcacaccaccacacagtactgacccacacatacagttcttacacacacactggacattctggacattgtttttgcacaacactggtcactatattcttcatttccggttaatacttgtacagctgctgttattgtgtatatatttatttatatttagatttcttcatacattcttatatagttctatattgtgtattgtgtattttgttgtacagttattttattttcaactttaatttatatatttatctttatcttattcttcccagttaaatttacccttcattctaatttgtgttgtacagttatttcatttttaaccttaatttatattttattccttcctagttaaatttaccctttttaatttttcatatttatttcctatcttattcatagccttttccttttttgttctctttaggtcacgagcagttgtccaagcatttcactacatatcgtactgtgtatgactgtgtacgtgacaaataaaatttgaatttgaattttgaatttgaacatttaaacaaataaaatttccATTGTCCATTAATTTTTGAATTACTGTTTCATTGTGGTCATTATTAGTACCCCATAACGAACTGTGTGCATTAAAACCGCCACACCAACATGCTTTTCTATTTAAATGGATATCAAGGTTCTCCATTCATTCAGGTGAAAGCCTTTTGCAtgggttttaaaaatgtacaattttgaTGCTGTTCTTATTCCAAACTTCAACAACTATAtattctgttttccttttgctataaaaaaaaaaaagtttcacaaCCTCCTCCATGAACCTCACTTCTGCCTCTGTGTTCACCACTATATCCTCTGATTACAAAATCTAAAGTCGGTTTTAGCCAAGTTTCCTGAATACAGATTATGTCTGGTTTCTTATTTAGAGTCTTAAAAGTCATTTAGCCTCATCTTCACTCAATTATTTACATCATCTCCAAGATCCAACTGTGACacattatcattttaaagatataaataaaagtttctAAAAGTCATCCACCGTCAACCAGCCCCTTTCTTTACCGTGAAAAGGTACATAAACCAGTACTGGAAATTTTTTTAGGACGATCACACTCTCAAAAGCAAAAAAGTAGGTTGACTTATAATAGTTAAAATAAACTATGCATTCTGTCAGagaaaaaactttatttgcaaaaaataaaatatcagaacAATGTAGGCATGTTTCCTGTTAGAAAAAGTAAATACATCAAACTGTCTGAGCCTCTTGCGTTTAATACAGTAACTCCAAAAATAATTGCTAGCGTTTGACATCCCATACTCCTCAGCAGATATGGCGTCAGGATTCCCATGCCGGACAGACCACAGTAATTCAGACTGGGCCTTAAAttactgatttcattttttttaatactatcGCTTCTATTTCTTAGAAGCAAGGACAGAACATGTATAAAAGAAAATACCCAGTGTCTCGCTGTTATCGTTGCTGTGGATTGTGAAGACCAGTATAGGCTATCCATTTAAACATGGAGATTCAAAGTGCACTTAAACAAATGTTGGCCTACTCTTTTATGATTTTAGACAAGAGAGAAACAGGCTGCTGGGTGAGCTACGCTGACTCATATCAGCAGACAGAGTATAGCCTTGTGCTGTAAAAACAcgtcaataaaaaataaaatgggcaGAAAAGTTCAGCTCTAAATCCTGTCCCTAATTTCTTTTTGTTACTTTCAACAGAAAATATTATTTGCTGTATTAAATGATTTCATGCTCACTCTAACCTGTGTGAGCTGGTATTGGCATTTCATGTAGCCAGAAACTTCCAAGAAAACTTTGGAgacaagaataaaaatgtgaaataacctGCATCCATTTTTACAGGTGACCTATTTGTTAACAACTCTCACTACAGATTAGAGTGCCGATGGAGATAGCTGTGAGATTATCTCAGAAACCTCGATGCAATTCCAACACAAACGTTTGAGTGTCTCACACACTCGTTTTGAGCATCACAACCTTCAGAGAACTTCACTGAATGCTGggttatgtaaataaaacagagcaCTTAGATGTATTAGGAGCAGCTGGTTGTTAGGGATCCTCTGCTCATGTTAGGGAGAGAGAGCGCTTAGGTgttgctgccctctgctggattGTGTATTGTATTCAACTATCTAAAAGCATTTTGATTGTAAAGGGTGTGAAGAGTAAAAACGGTGTTTACTGATGCTGAAACAGCTTCCTGCTATGAAAAGAGCAATTCAGTCTCCAGACGAGAAGATGTTTGACTCTCTGATCATGCAGTCACACTTTCCACCACGATCTTTACTAACCAGTCACCTCAATCATTAACCGACAATCACCAAGCTTACTGAAATCAAATTAAATTGATGAAATCAATAACTGAAATATCaatataattaatattaatttacttttatattgtctttaaaaaaaaaaagtcagaccATCCTATCACAGATGTAATAAGAAAAGAATTTTCATGATCATTAAAAAATCTGgagtttgaaaatttgaatgttgcTTTGAATCAAACTCTCACCTAACGGAGGGGGGAGGGGCTTTATGGAAGACGCACACATGCTTTTTCTCTGAAAGTTTTCAGAGATATCGACTGCAGAGTGAAACTTTTATTGTGCTAACAAAGACTTTTTAATTCTGTGTTCAAAGGTCATATtatccacaaacaaacaaaaagtttaagtaaaaactttattaatcccacggAGATGCCATGGAGCCAATCAGCACACGTCAGCTGATCGATTGAAACATTACTGATTCAGTAATTGTGTCATCACACAGTTTGTCCTATAGAGGGTGTCTGGGTTCTCTGTATGTGGaggttttatataaatatatattaaaatatctcaaaactacaaaataaaagctctaaaGAAACCTGCCAGTCCTAAAATGAAGCTTCCTTCGTTCTCCTGAGCTTTAAAGTGAAAGACTGAATGTGCATTAAGAGTGGCGAGGTTGAGGCAGGAACCAacgctttgttttttttaaagcgcaACCTTCATCTGTTCACAGCAAATGGCTCGGCTCCACGCTCATCCTCCCACATAATCCGCAGGAAGTCCATCAAACACATGAACGCCGCAACCTTGCGTCTTCAAAAAAATTTCATCTGGATCAAGTGTGATTTCATTCAAGATACATCTGGAGGAAATACAGGAGGCAGTGAAAGTCTGGCGTTTCCCAGCACCACCTGGACACAGCGTCGAGACGGGAAATGGTTAAACTGGGGTCTCTGTGAGGTCAAAGGTGAGAGGGTTCAGGATTGAACGACCTCCAGTTTGGCGTGTGACGGTGCTTCAATGATTTCTCCAACCTGGAAaagatcctgaaacacacacatacaaaaaagcCTGTCATTCATTGACAGGTAGTGACGCCCCGTACTATCCATCTGTCTTAAATTTAAagttgtactttttaaaaaaaaaatcaataatttaCATGAACAATTCACCAATGATTTGCAGAATAAAAGCATGATGGTTTAATGTCCCCAACacaaaaaagtaatgtaaaagTACTTTTCAGAGGTTTTTGTGATGCTGttgcatcttttcttttctatcatgttttttttatttgaaagttTTAACTGATCGATATAAAACTGTCCTGATCAAATAATGAGAAATTCTGGTGTTATCACAGGAAACATTTTAGATCAAATAAACACTGAAGgtactttaaataataaaacaaagtgaTTTCCAGCTTCTCTAAAGTGAGAATTTGCTGCTTTTCGTCACTTTACAAGAAACTTTTTAAATAACTGATCGTTGAGCCCTTTATGGATGAACTGATAAGAGGAAGTCACAGATACCTTATCATAGATGACTTTAACGATGAGCGAGCAGCTTGGACATGTCGCCACCTCCTCCCCGTTCTCCAGGtcctccttcaaaataaaaacaaataaaatcttcAGGTTTCTGTCAAggtttgaatgtttttgtggtttattcCTCTCTCTTCCCCAATCAGTCCacgagtgacatgtttagccgcatgttgtCCTTAAATTGCTATCGGAGTGGTGTCCAAAAAAcaatgtgggcttcatagataactGGGAAACTCTCTgaaggaaacctggtcttgttaggagagatgacatccatcccactttggatggagaaGCTGTCATTTTGAGAATTCTGGCCAAATGTATTAATGTATTAATAAAAAGTTGcagtctgcagcttctctcctcctgttacctccaaaaaaccccatctcaatagagactgtgtcagctcccaaacaaatgaaaaacaaacaagaaaccagcaacaaacaccttaaacataaaaaaaaatcagaaagaaggaacagtacagtatccacatctgaaccaaagagtaaaacagtgaaatgtggattattaaatattaggtctctttcctccaagtctctgttagtacatgacttaataattgatcaacaaatcgatttactctgccttacagaaacctggttgtagcaggatgattatgttagtttaaatgaatcaacacccccgagtcattctaactaccagaaacctcgaagcacaggccgagggggcggtgtggcagcaatttttcacaccagcctattaatcaacgaaagaccaagacagacttaattcatttgaaaggctgatgcttaacattgtccaccccagctgtgaaactcagaaaccagtcttacttgttatcatctatcgtccacctgggccttacacagactttctgtctgatttctcagactttttatctgatttagttctcagctcagataaaataattattgtgggtgattttaacatccatgtagatgctaagaatgacagcctcaacatggcatttaatctgttattagactcaattggcttctctcaaaatgtaaaagaacccacccaccactttaatcacactctagaccttgttttaacatatggcatagaaactgaacatttaacagtgtttcctgaaaaccctctcctgtctgatcatttcctgattacatttacaataattgattaaacagcagtggagagtagactttatcacagtagatgtctttctgaaagcgctgtaactaagtttaagaatataatccacccactgttatcatcttcaatgccctgtaccagcacagagcagagcagctatctgaatgcTACTCCAACAGAGCTCGAAGTGGCAAGAcatttcacccgttgcctactggtggtggtcagagggcccggtggcgccagtatccggcagcctcgcctctgtcagtgcaccccagggtggctgtggctacaatgtagcttaccatcaccagtgtgtgaatgtgtgtgtgaatgggtggatgacaggttgtgtaaagtgctttggggtccttagggactagaaaagtgctatacaaatacaggccattgttaataattttacctcctcactatgTACAACTCCGGATACTGTAGCTACTGTGAAACATAAGGCCTCAAACCCGAAGTACTTGACTCTGTGGTATAactctcaaacacgtagcctaaagcagataacTCATAGGCTGGAAAGGAAATGGCATGTCACAATTTTaaaagatcatcatttagcctttATAAAGCctgttgctttataagaaagccctccgcaaagccagaacatcttactattcatcactgattgaagaaaataagaacaaccctaggtttctcttcagcactgtagccaggctgatcTGAAATCTGTGCACCTGTCACATAAAAGAAATCATCAAGATTGTACGGTCACTCTTCTCCATCTACGACATGTTGCCATTCGTTTTCTGTCGCTTTTCTGGGGCTGGGTGATGGGGGCAGCAGGCCTCTCTCAGCTATCTCCAGTAGTTCTGGGTTCTCCCAGTAGGTCGTGATCTTAACACCTCAGCTGCCTCCTTTTAATGTGCAGGAGTAACATCTTTACCTGACACCCTCAAACTGACTGGCCTTCTCACCCCATCTCTGAGGGaaaggccagccaccctttggagaaaACGCATTACCTGATCAAACAATTGCAGGATTAAAAGTACCACAGGCCACCCAACACAAATGCTGCCTGTAAGAATAACCTCTCCCCTGAGAGCACCGCAGCAAAGCCGCAAGGTCTGAGGAATTGAACAGAGTTCAGAGAGACAAAGTGTAGGGACAGTGTAAAAACTGCAAGACCTGACTGCAGTCGCAAGTTTGGGATGCTTCgtgaattacaaagaaagaactcGTCATGAAGTCGGACTTTCCTGGATGAACCTTTGGATGGTGCTGAGCAGGCAAACACTATCAAAACTGATAAAGTCTGAGTTTCTTCTTGCTTATTCTGAGTATCTGTTTCAGTTTTAGAGTGTTCAGGTATGCCAGATGCATCCATACATGCATTTCTTCCAAActatgtttctttgttttaatgtttcaaaaagaaaagaaaaagaagatcatCTCCATCAGTATATGACATATCACTAAAAACACCCAAACTCCATTAGAAAAAGTCTAAATTTCCCTCCTGTACACCCGTGTATTCTACCtgcaaagaaattaaatatccTTCAAATGTCAGATctcaacacagaagagccaacTCTTAGTCACTGAAGGCAGAGACCCACAAATAAGCTGCAACTCACTGCAGTTTTAGGATTTCTTCAGCCTGCTAACATGAAGGAAGTCTTGATATGGTGAACTGTCATCTTGTTCCTGAatttaaggcaaggcaaggcaaggcaagtttatttgtatagcacaattcaacaacaaggtgattcaaagtgctttacagagacattagaaacaagaacaaataaaaagcatgatttaaaattgattaaaacaagaatataaactaactaactaattaacaaacaaacaaacaaacaaaacagtatataaaatcaaaacagataaaatcagaacagtagataaaatcagtagttaaatgtaagttttgaaatttaagcttaaagtgtggatttggtgctttattcaaatgcagctgagaacaggtgagtcttcaacctggatttaaataaactgagtgtttcagctgatctgaggctttctgggagtttgttccagatataaggagcataaaagctga carries:
- the dph3 gene encoding diphthamide biosynthesis protein 3: MSVFHDEVEIEDFEYDEDTETYYFPCPCGDRFAITKEDLENGEEVATCPSCSLIVKVIYDKDLFQVGEIIEAPSHAKLEVVQS